In Janthinobacterium sp. 67, a genomic segment contains:
- the pdxR gene encoding MocR-like pyridoxine biosynthesis transcription factor PdxR, with protein MELHILIDGTRDLGGQLYRQLSEAIRSGRLADGQQLPPSRLLASQLGLSRKTVSDVYDKLGYEKLLVGKVGVGSFVQTPHASPQRRHASTPLASAQRIARWEATSTPLRRASQETPARYAFIGGRATPAHFPQDEWRACMLHALRQGGQARGRYGPVEGLPSLRAAIAGHAAFSRGIHCTEEQVLVTSGAQQALHLLAQTLLEPGDTVVVEEPGYPVARAVFASQGAHVVGIEVDEDGLIVGQIPDGTRLIYVTPAHQFPLGMPMSMARRHALLERAQQLGAIVIEDDYDSAFRYEGRPEDSLQSMDRYGVVAHVGSFSKIMLPELRLGYVVLPQAIVAAVQTVKYLSDYHTASLGQHALAKFIADGHLLRHIRRCHDIYAGRRERLLHWFNGPLAPWFRLVPASAGFHVAALARAPLDVVELQRRARLADISLYALSGFYHGPARHDGLFLGYGAIDKLDIDTALAKVLAILQEIAPVSVSGAASGSAP; from the coding sequence ATGGAATTACACATCCTGATCGACGGCACGCGCGACCTGGGCGGCCAGTTGTACCGCCAGCTCAGCGAAGCCATCCGCTCGGGCCGGCTGGCGGACGGCCAGCAATTGCCGCCCTCGCGCCTGCTGGCCAGCCAGCTGGGCCTGTCGCGCAAGACGGTGTCCGACGTATATGACAAGCTCGGTTATGAAAAGCTGCTGGTCGGCAAAGTGGGCGTGGGCAGCTTCGTGCAGACGCCGCACGCCTCGCCGCAGCGCCGCCACGCCAGCACGCCGCTGGCCAGCGCGCAGCGCATCGCCCGCTGGGAAGCGACGTCCACGCCCTTGCGCCGCGCCAGCCAGGAAACGCCGGCGCGCTACGCCTTCATCGGCGGACGCGCCACGCCCGCGCACTTCCCGCAAGATGAATGGCGCGCCTGCATGCTGCACGCGCTGCGCCAGGGTGGCCAGGCGCGCGGCCGTTATGGCCCCGTGGAAGGCTTGCCCTCGCTGCGCGCGGCGATCGCCGGCCATGCCGCCTTCAGCCGCGGCATCCATTGCACCGAGGAACAGGTGCTCGTCACCAGCGGCGCGCAGCAAGCCTTGCACCTGCTGGCGCAGACCCTGCTGGAACCGGGCGACACGGTAGTCGTGGAGGAACCCGGCTACCCGGTGGCGCGCGCCGTGTTCGCCAGCCAGGGCGCGCACGTGGTGGGCATCGAAGTGGACGAGGATGGCCTCATCGTCGGGCAAATCCCGGATGGCACACGGCTGATCTACGTCACGCCCGCGCATCAATTTCCACTGGGCATGCCGATGAGCATGGCGCGCCGCCATGCCTTGTTGGAACGGGCGCAACAGCTAGGCGCCATCGTCATCGAGGACGATTACGACAGCGCTTTCCGCTACGAAGGCCGGCCGGAAGATTCCCTGCAAAGCATGGACCGCTACGGCGTCGTCGCCCACGTGGGCAGCTTTTCCAAGATCATGCTGCCGGAACTGCGGCTCGGCTATGTGGTGTTGCCGCAAGCCATCGTAGCCGCCGTGCAGACGGTGAAATACCTGAGCGACTACCATACGGCCAGCCTGGGCCAGCATGCGCTGGCCAAGTTCATCGCCGACGGCCATTTGCTGCGCCACATCCGCCGCTGCCACGATATCTATGCGGGCCGGCGCGAGCGCTTGCTGCACTGGTTCAACGGCCCGCTGGCGCCATGGTTCCGCCTGGTGCCGGCCAGCGCCGGCTTCCACGTGGCGGCCCTGGCCCGGGCGCCGCTCGACGTCGTCGAATTGCAGCGCCGTGCGCGCCTGGCCGACATCAGCCTGTATGCGCTGTCCGGCTTTTACCACGGCCCCGCCCGCCACGATGGCCTGTTCCTCGGCTATGGCGCCATCGACAAGCTCGATATCGACACGGCGCTGGCCAAGGTGCTGGCGATCCTGCAGGAAATAGCGCCCGTGTCCGTCAGCGGGGCTGCCAGCGGTAGTGCCCCGTAA
- a CDS encoding carboxymuconolactone decarboxylase family protein, with protein MTQQRLDFVQASPDAIKAMYALEAAIAKLGVEHSLLELIRLRASQINGCAFCVDMHTSDARKAGETERRLYAVSVWRETPFFTPRERAVLAWTEALTLLPQNHASDEDYAALAEQLTPAEMVNVTLAIGSINTWNRLAVGFRKMPE; from the coding sequence ATGACACAGCAACGACTCGATTTTGTGCAAGCCTCGCCCGACGCCATCAAGGCCATGTATGCGCTGGAAGCGGCCATTGCCAAGCTGGGCGTGGAACACTCGCTGCTTGAACTGATCCGCCTGCGCGCCTCGCAAATCAATGGCTGCGCCTTTTGCGTGGACATGCACACGAGCGACGCGCGCAAGGCCGGCGAAACGGAGCGTCGCCTGTATGCCGTCTCCGTCTGGCGCGAAACGCCGTTCTTCACGCCACGCGAGCGGGCCGTGCTGGCCTGGACGGAAGCGCTGACCCTGCTGCCGCAGAATCACGCGTCCGATGAAGACTATGCGGCGCTGGCGGAGCAATTGACGCCGGCGGAGATGGTCAACGTGACCCTGGCCATCGGTTCCATCAATACCTGGAACCGCCTGGCCGTGGGCTTTCGCAAGATGCCTGAATAA
- a CDS encoding DUF1287 domain-containing protein has product MPLKLLSTLLFALAPMLASAAPATPLALVVAARKQVGVTVRYDPRYERLAYPGGDVPMERGVCTDVIVRAYRQLGQDLQVLVHEDMRKAWQVYQQQGRWQMKGPDRNIDHRRVPNLGTYFARHGTSLPPSKEANAYRAGDIVTWRLPGNLTHIGIVSDKQSWGGVPLIIHNIGEGAREENILFSYTITGHYRWQPR; this is encoded by the coding sequence ATGCCACTCAAACTGCTCTCCACCCTGTTGTTTGCCCTGGCGCCCATGCTGGCGTCGGCCGCTCCCGCCACCCCGCTAGCCCTCGTCGTCGCCGCCCGCAAGCAGGTGGGCGTGACCGTGCGGTACGACCCGCGCTACGAACGGCTCGCCTATCCGGGCGGCGACGTGCCGATGGAGCGGGGCGTGTGCACGGACGTGATCGTGCGCGCCTACCGCCAGCTGGGGCAGGATTTGCAGGTGCTCGTGCATGAAGACATGCGCAAGGCGTGGCAGGTGTACCAGCAGCAGGGGCGCTGGCAAATGAAGGGACCGGACCGCAATATCGACCACCGCCGCGTGCCGAACCTGGGCACGTATTTTGCCCGGCACGGCACCAGCTTGCCGCCAAGCAAGGAGGCGAACGCCTACCGCGCGGGCGACATCGTCACCTGGCGCCTGCCGGGCAACCTCACGCACATCGGCATCGTCAGCGACAAGCAGTCGTGGGGCGGCGTGCCGCTCATCATCCACAACATCGGCGAAGGCGCGCGCGAGGAAAATATTCTGTTCAGCTATACGATTACGGGGCACTACCGCTGGCAGCCCCGCTGA
- a CDS encoding LysR family transcriptional regulator ArgP: protein MRVVDYRGLAALDAVIGLGSFEKAAQALAISQPAVSQRIRTLENLEGTLLIIRSHPPLPTEAGQRLIAHYRQVKLLEAALDAQPGPTTQLPALAIAVNADSAATWIPEALGPLLSPPSCLLDIRLDDQDHTLSQLREGRVFACVTSANDLVAGTTATPLGGMRYLCVASPPFAQQWFPHGFTVEAVSQAPAITFGSKDALHERYLQHRLGYTGRYPHHVLGSARDFVRFIEAGYAYGMVPLLQAETALAAGRLVDVAAGQALDVPLTWHAWDIQTPLTRTLSDAVIATARKWLLQD from the coding sequence ATGCGCGTCGTCGATTACCGTGGATTGGCCGCCCTCGACGCCGTGATCGGCCTGGGCAGTTTTGAAAAGGCGGCGCAAGCGCTGGCGATCAGCCAGCCGGCCGTGTCGCAGCGCATCCGCACCCTGGAAAACCTGGAAGGCACCTTGCTGATCATCCGCAGCCACCCGCCCCTGCCCACGGAAGCGGGCCAGCGCCTGATCGCCCACTACCGGCAAGTCAAGCTGCTCGAAGCGGCGCTCGATGCCCAGCCCGGCCCCACCACGCAATTGCCGGCGCTGGCCATCGCCGTCAACGCCGACAGCGCCGCCACGTGGATACCGGAAGCGCTGGGACCGCTGCTGTCGCCGCCGTCCTGCCTGCTCGATATCCGCCTCGACGACCAGGACCATACCTTGAGCCAGCTGCGCGAAGGACGCGTGTTTGCCTGCGTCACCAGCGCCAACGACCTCGTGGCCGGCACCACGGCCACGCCGCTGGGCGGCATGCGCTACCTGTGCGTGGCCTCGCCCCCGTTCGCGCAACAATGGTTTCCCCATGGCTTTACGGTGGAAGCCGTCAGCCAGGCGCCCGCCATCACCTTTGGCAGCAAGGATGCGCTGCACGAGCGCTACCTGCAGCACCGGCTCGGCTACACGGGCCGCTATCCGCACCATGTGCTCGGTTCGGCGCGCGACTTCGTGCGCTTCATCGAAGCGGGCTATGCTTATGGCATGGTGCCCCTGCTGCAGGCGGAAACGGCACTGGCCGCCGGCAGGCTCGTCGACGTGGCGGCAGGTCAGGCGCTCGACGTGCCCCTGACCTGGCATGCCTGGGATATCCAGACGCCGCTCACGCGCACCCTGTCGGACGCCGTCATCGCCACGGCGCGCAAATGGCTGTTACAGGATTGA
- a CDS encoding ABC transporter ATP-binding protein has protein sequence MTALLDIAIHDKSYGARRVLHNLQLQLRQGEIVSLIGASGCGKSSLLSIVAGLDTDFRGTLRMGGKPLAGVHADIGLIFQEPRLFPWLTVAQNIAFGLGAGGENDPRVGQLLEEVGLQGHADSLPKQLSGGQAQRAAIARGLFGQPRILLLDEPFSAVDAFTRMKLQDLLAAVAARHGLSVLLVTHDIDEALYLSDRIVMLDTRAGPPRAHYEVAASRPRLRTPAAQAALKETILGELHAAHAI, from the coding sequence ATGACTGCCTTGCTTGACATTGCCATCCATGACAAATCCTATGGCGCGCGGCGCGTGCTGCACAATCTGCAATTGCAGCTGCGCCAGGGCGAGATCGTCAGCCTGATCGGCGCCAGCGGCTGCGGCAAGAGCAGCCTGCTGTCCATCGTGGCGGGACTCGATACGGACTTTCGCGGCACATTGCGCATGGGCGGCAAGCCGCTGGCCGGCGTGCACGCCGACATTGGCCTGATCTTCCAGGAACCGCGTTTGTTTCCCTGGCTGACGGTGGCGCAAAACATCGCCTTCGGCCTCGGTGCCGGTGGCGAAAACGATCCCCGCGTCGGGCAATTGCTCGAGGAAGTGGGCTTGCAAGGCCATGCGGACAGCTTGCCCAAGCAGCTGTCGGGCGGCCAGGCGCAGCGCGCGGCGATTGCCCGCGGCCTGTTCGGCCAGCCCCGCATCCTGCTGCTGGACGAACCGTTTTCCGCCGTCGACGCTTTTACGCGCATGAAGCTGCAGGACTTGCTGGCCGCCGTCGCCGCGCGCCATGGCTTGAGCGTGCTGCTGGTAACGCACGATATCGACGAAGCGCTGTACCTGAGCGACCGCATCGTCATGCTCGATACGCGCGCCGGACCGCCGCGCGCCCATTACGAGGTGGCAGCATCCCGGCCGCGCCTGCGCACGCCGGCAGCGCAGGCCGCATTGAAGGAGACCATCCTCGGCGAACTGCACGCCGCGCACGCGATCTGA
- the trxC gene encoding thioredoxin TrxC: MTQTTPDSLHIVCPHCDAVNRLPAARLAEQPTCGKCQKDLFTGEPVDLASARFLKHIERSDIPVLVDFWAPWCGPCRSMAPFYVQAAKTLEPAFRVVKVNTEASPDMGSRFNIRSIPTLALFRRGVEVARQPGAIDANAIVTWARDKARL, encoded by the coding sequence ATGACCCAGACCACGCCAGACTCCCTGCACATCGTGTGCCCCCATTGCGACGCCGTCAACCGCTTGCCGGCGGCGCGGCTCGCGGAACAGCCCACTTGCGGCAAGTGCCAGAAGGATTTATTCACGGGCGAGCCCGTGGACCTGGCCAGCGCCCGTTTCCTCAAGCATATCGAACGCAGCGACATTCCCGTGCTGGTGGACTTCTGGGCGCCCTGGTGCGGCCCATGCCGCAGCATGGCGCCATTTTATGTCCAGGCCGCCAAGACCCTGGAGCCGGCGTTTCGCGTCGTCAAGGTAAACACGGAAGCGTCGCCGGACATGGGCAGCCGCTTCAATATCCGCAGCATTCCCACCCTGGCCCTGTTCCGCAGGGGCGTGGAAGTGGCGCGCCAGCCCGGCGCCATCGATGCCAATGCCATCGTCACCTGGGCGAGGGATAAAGCCCGTCTTTGA
- a CDS encoding multidrug effflux MFS transporter: MTKLLTWILAGLAMVGPLAIDTYLPSFPAIVHDFNASPLLVQQTLSFFLFTFAFMMLFYGTLSDSFGRRPVILVSLALYVIASVGAALAPSLGWLLAWRVLQGLSAGAGSVIGRAIVQDRYSGAAAQKILSHIMMVFALAPAIAPVLGGWLQVSLGWRWIFWFLTAFGVLMFVVVWRALPESLPKEQRHAFHLGDIAVNYWKVLCHRQFLLLSTAIGAAFGGFALYIGSAAYFIINILHLPETAFAWLFIPLISGMVFGSALSAKIAHRYSQHQMIWAGFILMLVAAAANIGYNYVFAAEVPWAVLPLFFYSFALSIAMPPMTLMALNHFPNNSGLASSMQSFIQMLLFALVSGLVAPLLFDSALNLAYGVMAGLLVSLVCWVFAQGKSNA; encoded by the coding sequence ATGACTAAATTATTAACCTGGATCTTGGCGGGCCTGGCGATGGTCGGACCGCTTGCAATTGACACCTATCTGCCGTCGTTCCCCGCCATCGTGCACGATTTCAATGCCAGCCCCCTGCTGGTGCAGCAAACCCTGAGCTTTTTCCTGTTCACGTTCGCCTTCATGATGCTGTTCTACGGCACCCTGTCCGACTCGTTCGGTCGCCGTCCCGTCATCCTCGTTTCGCTGGCGCTGTACGTGATCGCCTCCGTGGGCGCCGCGCTGGCGCCGTCGCTGGGCTGGCTGCTGGCCTGGCGCGTGCTGCAGGGACTGTCGGCGGGCGCCGGTTCCGTGATCGGCCGCGCCATCGTGCAAGACCGTTATTCGGGCGCCGCCGCGCAGAAAATCCTCTCGCACATCATGATGGTGTTCGCGCTGGCGCCGGCGATTGCGCCCGTGCTGGGCGGCTGGCTGCAGGTAAGCCTGGGCTGGCGCTGGATCTTCTGGTTCCTCACGGCCTTCGGCGTGCTGATGTTCGTCGTCGTCTGGCGCGCCTTGCCGGAAAGCCTGCCGAAGGAGCAGCGCCACGCCTTCCACCTGGGCGACATCGCCGTCAATTACTGGAAGGTGCTGTGCCACCGCCAGTTTCTGCTGCTGTCGACGGCCATCGGCGCCGCCTTTGGCGGCTTCGCCCTGTACATCGGTTCGGCCGCCTACTTCATCATCAACATCCTGCACCTGCCGGAAACGGCATTCGCGTGGCTGTTCATTCCCCTGATCAGCGGCATGGTGTTCGGTTCGGCCCTGTCGGCGAAAATCGCCCACCGCTACAGCCAGCACCAGATGATCTGGGCCGGCTTCATCCTCATGCTGGTGGCCGCCGCCGCCAACATCGGGTACAACTATGTTTTTGCCGCCGAAGTGCCATGGGCCGTGCTGCCGCTGTTCTTCTACTCGTTCGCCCTGTCGATCGCCATGCCGCCGATGACCCTGATGGCCTTGAACCACTTCCCCAACAACAGCGGCCTGGCGTCGTCGATGCAATCGTTCATCCAGATGCTGCTGTTCGCCCTCGTCTCGGGCCTGGTGGCGCCGCTGCTGTTCGACAGCGCCTTGAACCTGGCGTATGGCGTGATGGCGGGGTTGCTGGTGAGTTTGGTTTGCTGGGTGTTTGCTCAAGGGAAGAGCAACGCGTAG
- a CDS encoding MarR family winged helix-turn-helix transcriptional regulator, with the protein MKLEQKYTALLGDVQRRALGADTRASIGRLRLCFEVLGLASAIDGDCAARLGRHGLSEGKFVLLSLLRDMPDGLSPHALAERAGVTRGTITGLLDGLERDGFLARHPDQFDRRKLFVRLSAKGKAAAATLVDEHAQWIASLFADFTPAEMQLLSTLLEKAWRKTDRGAP; encoded by the coding sequence ATAAAACTTGAACAGAAATACACGGCCTTGCTCGGTGACGTGCAGCGCCGCGCGCTCGGCGCGGACACGCGGGCATCGATCGGGCGCTTGCGCCTGTGCTTTGAAGTGCTGGGCCTGGCGTCCGCCATCGATGGCGATTGCGCCGCGCGCCTGGGCCGGCATGGCTTGTCTGAAGGTAAGTTTGTCTTGCTGTCCCTGTTGCGCGACATGCCCGACGGACTTTCTCCACACGCACTGGCCGAGCGGGCAGGCGTGACGCGCGGCACCATCACGGGCTTGCTCGACGGCCTGGAGCGCGACGGTTTCCTCGCGCGCCATCCTGACCAGTTCGACCGGCGCAAGCTGTTCGTGCGCCTGAGCGCCAAGGGAAAAGCCGCCGCTGCGACCCTGGTCGATGAGCACGCACAGTGGATCGCCAGCCTGTTTGCCGACTTCACGCCGGCAGAAATGCAGCTATTGAGTACGCTGCTGGAAAAAGCCTGGCGCAAGACGGACCGGGGTGCGCCATGA
- a CDS encoding DUF6616 family protein, with translation MHYLLELYSPKPAWLALDAAARQAYFDRVGAGMAALSGMGAEALAMGAIDGGKLHAAARQFYAVWRFPDEAALDALLAGIAATGWHDYFDTINAAGPAVDFPGHLAQLATV, from the coding sequence ATGCATTATCTGTTGGAACTGTACAGTCCGAAACCGGCCTGGCTGGCCCTCGACGCCGCCGCGCGCCAGGCGTATTTCGACAGGGTCGGCGCCGGCATGGCGGCCCTGTCCGGCATGGGCGCCGAAGCGCTGGCCATGGGCGCCATCGATGGCGGCAAACTGCACGCGGCCGCCCGGCAATTCTATGCCGTCTGGCGCTTCCCGGACGAGGCGGCACTGGACGCCTTGCTGGCCGGCATCGCCGCCACGGGCTGGCACGATTATTTCGACACCATCAATGCGGCTGGCCCGGCCGTGGATTTCCCTGGCCACCTGGCGCAATTGGCCACCGTTTAA
- the bla gene encoding subclass B3 metallo-beta-lactamase: protein MHPTLTRAPALALALLLAGPAAQAQTPGCDICATWNADQAPFRIFGNTYYVGVKGLSSVLVTSPQGHVLIDGGLPESAPKIIANIAALGFRIEDVKLILNSHGHIDHAGGLAELQRRSDALVAASPSAALDLASGEVGPDDPQYHALPKYPPVKDMRLARDGGQFNVGPVNVTAHATPGHTPGGLSWTWQSCDGPRCLNMVYADSLNAVSRPGFKFSASSEYPNAVADLRHSFETLENLPCDVLISAHPEASQLWERLEASATAGSEAFIDPQACRAYVAAARTVLESRLEQEKQQ from the coding sequence ATGCACCCCACTCTTACGCGCGCGCCGGCGCTGGCACTGGCGCTGCTGCTGGCCGGCCCCGCCGCCCAGGCGCAGACGCCAGGCTGCGACATCTGTGCCACCTGGAACGCGGACCAGGCGCCGTTCCGCATCTTCGGCAATACCTATTATGTGGGCGTGAAAGGCCTCAGCTCCGTGCTGGTGACGTCGCCGCAGGGCCACGTGCTGATTGACGGCGGCTTGCCGGAATCGGCGCCCAAGATCATCGCCAATATCGCCGCCCTGGGCTTTCGCATCGAGGACGTGAAACTGATCCTCAATTCGCACGGCCATATCGACCATGCGGGCGGCCTGGCCGAACTGCAGCGGCGCAGCGATGCGCTGGTGGCCGCCAGCCCGTCGGCCGCGCTGGACCTGGCGTCGGGCGAAGTGGGCCCGGACGATCCGCAATACCATGCGCTGCCCAAGTACCCGCCCGTGAAGGACATGCGCCTGGCGCGCGACGGCGGCCAGTTCAACGTCGGCCCCGTCAACGTGACTGCACATGCCACGCCGGGCCACACGCCCGGAGGCCTGAGCTGGACGTGGCAATCGTGCGACGGCCCCCGCTGCCTGAACATGGTCTACGCGGACAGCCTCAACGCCGTTTCGCGTCCCGGCTTCAAGTTCAGCGCCAGCAGCGAGTATCCGAACGCGGTGGCGGACTTGCGCCACAGCTTCGAGACCCTGGAAAACCTGCCGTGCGACGTGCTGATCTCGGCCCACCCGGAAGCGTCGCAGCTGTGGGAAAGGCTGGAGGCGAGTGCCACGGCCGGCAGCGAGGCGTTCATCGACCCGCAGGCTTGCCGCGCCTACGTGGCGGCGGCGCGCACCGTGCTCGAGTCCCGGCTGGAGCAGGAAAAACAGCAGTGA
- a CDS encoding LysE/ArgO family amino acid transporter, producing MDSAIFLKGMGLGASLIVAIGTQNAFLLKQGLKRHYVLTCILVCLVCDAILITAGVAGMGTFIADNPNFLLWAKAGGATFLIAYGLRAAKSAWRPTALTVSAAKAPEGYWAVIGAALAFSLLNPHAFLDTVILLGSIGGQHEGVGRFYFAGGAIMASALWFFLLGFGARYLAPVFAKPMAWRVLDGIIALVMWAIAASLFL from the coding sequence ATGGACAGCGCAATTTTCTTGAAAGGCATGGGGCTCGGGGCGAGCCTGATCGTGGCCATCGGCACGCAAAACGCCTTCCTGCTCAAGCAGGGGCTGAAGCGCCATTACGTGCTCACCTGCATCCTGGTTTGCCTGGTGTGCGACGCCATCCTGATCACGGCCGGCGTGGCCGGCATGGGCACGTTCATTGCCGACAACCCGAATTTCCTGCTGTGGGCCAAGGCCGGCGGCGCCACCTTCCTGATCGCCTACGGCTTGCGCGCGGCCAAGTCCGCCTGGCGCCCCACGGCCTTGACGGTGTCGGCCGCCAAGGCGCCCGAAGGCTACTGGGCCGTGATCGGCGCGGCACTGGCGTTCAGCCTGCTGAACCCGCACGCCTTCCTCGATACGGTCATCCTGCTCGGTTCGATCGGCGGCCAGCATGAAGGCGTGGGACGCTTCTACTTCGCCGGCGGCGCCATCATGGCTTCGGCCCTGTGGTTCTTCCTGCTGGGCTTTGGCGCCCGCTACCTGGCGCCCGTGTTTGCCAAGCCCATGGCCTGGCGCGTGCTCGACGGCATCATCGCCCTCGTCATGTGGGCCATCGCCGCCTCGCTGTTCCTGTAA
- a CDS encoding META domain-containing protein, with the protein MFTLARLIPLAAIVAITAGCAQTPVRSDAAAAAPGATSPAKPAPKLTGTQWKLKELKGKQVVRKAPEQREVTLLLAEGRASGHSGCNQMMGGYTSDGVSTLSFGQMAGTMMMCQPQDMDLERLLLATLGEVNGYRYADQELLLLKDGVPVARYEVLTVK; encoded by the coding sequence ATGTTCACACTCGCCAGACTGATTCCTCTCGCCGCCATCGTCGCCATCACGGCCGGCTGCGCGCAAACACCCGTGCGCAGCGACGCTGCCGCCGCCGCGCCGGGTGCCACCTCGCCCGCCAAGCCGGCGCCGAAGCTGACGGGCACGCAGTGGAAGCTGAAGGAATTGAAGGGCAAGCAAGTGGTGCGCAAGGCGCCCGAGCAGCGCGAAGTGACCCTGCTGCTGGCCGAAGGCCGCGCCAGCGGCCACAGCGGCTGCAACCAGATGATGGGCGGCTACACCAGCGATGGCGTCAGCACCTTGAGCTTTGGGCAGATGGCCGGCACCATGATGATGTGCCAGCCGCAGGACATGGACCTCGAGCGCCTGCTGCTGGCCACCCTGGGCGAAGTCAACGGCTACCGCTACGCGGACCAGGAATTGCTGCTGCTGAAGGATGGCGTGCCCGTGGCGCGGTATGAAGTCCTGACGGTGAAGTAA
- a CDS encoding HEAT repeat domain-containing protein, translated as MSRGVADIAPARLALLNGGSVASATLTEGLAIDFAQLLAAAVPGIGAARLDRMRALAADGITRRMALAAQLLLDAQVDLAVLQAHPSDTVRGWTCFAIAAQAGLTLPQQLAAMRPLADDGHFGVREWAWLALRPHLAAHLDEAIALLAPWTADPSERVRRFACEALRPRGVWCAHIARLKGQPQLALPVLQALRADPAVYVQDSVANWLNDAARSEPDWVRSLCAQWLQESPAAATQRICKRALRSIS; from the coding sequence ATGAGCCGCGGCGTCGCCGACATCGCGCCCGCGCGCCTGGCCCTGCTGAACGGGGGCAGCGTGGCCAGCGCCACCCTGACGGAAGGGCTGGCCATCGATTTCGCCCAGCTGCTGGCCGCGGCCGTGCCCGGTATTGGTGCCGCCCGCCTGGACCGGATGCGCGCGCTGGCGGCAGACGGCATCACCAGGCGCATGGCGCTGGCGGCGCAATTGCTGCTCGATGCACAAGTTGACCTGGCTGTGCTGCAAGCCCACCCATCCGACACGGTACGGGGATGGACCTGCTTTGCCATCGCCGCCCAGGCTGGCTTGACCTTGCCGCAGCAGCTGGCCGCCATGCGGCCGCTGGCCGACGATGGCCACTTCGGCGTGCGCGAATGGGCCTGGCTGGCGCTGCGTCCCCATCTGGCGGCGCATCTTGACGAGGCAATCGCCTTGCTGGCGCCGTGGACGGCGGACCCGTCGGAAAGAGTGCGCCGCTTTGCCTGCGAAGCGCTGCGCCCGCGCGGCGTGTGGTGCGCGCATATCGCCCGCTTAAAGGGGCAGCCGCAGCTGGCCTTGCCCGTGCTGCAAGCCTTGCGCGCCGATCCGGCCGTCTACGTGCAGGATTCCGTGGCCAACTGGCTCAACGATGCGGCCAGGAGCGAGCCGGACTGGGTGCGCAGCCTGTGTGCGCAATGGCTGCAGGAAAGCCCTGCTGCTGCCACGCAGCGCATCTGCAAGCGCGCCCTGCGTTCGATTTCTTGA
- the epsC gene encoding serine O-acetyltransferase EpsC, with protein MHSIYPAAPADDTAHWNLGPVIQALRSSREDKHKIRHNGRVRELPSREALTTIVNGLSAALFPTHYGRPNLTDESIDYFVGDTLNTTLNRLSEQVRRGLLFSAPAHAVPAGDEEGGTNDDAALAQQARDITRAFAASLPDIRALLVSDVQAAYAGDPAATSVAEIMLCYPGTIAILYHRLAHQLHALGAPFLARLIADIAHTLTGIDIHPGAHIGASFFIDHGTGVVIGETAIIGQRVRLYQAVTLGAKRFPADASGALIKGTPRHPIVEDDVVIYAGATVLGRITIGAGSTIGGNVWLTQSVPANSNVSQAQMRND; from the coding sequence ATGCACAGCATTTATCCCGCGGCGCCCGCCGACGACACGGCCCACTGGAACCTGGGGCCCGTGATCCAGGCCTTGCGCAGCTCGCGCGAAGACAAGCACAAGATCCGCCATAACGGCAGGGTACGCGAACTGCCGTCGCGCGAAGCGCTCACCACCATCGTCAACGGCCTGTCGGCGGCCCTGTTCCCCACGCATTACGGGCGGCCCAACCTGACCGATGAAAGCATCGATTACTTTGTCGGCGACACCCTCAACACGACCCTGAACCGCCTCAGCGAACAGGTGCGGCGCGGCCTGCTGTTCTCGGCTCCGGCTCACGCCGTTCCGGCCGGTGATGAAGAGGGCGGCACGAATGACGATGCGGCCCTGGCGCAGCAGGCGCGCGACATCACGCGCGCGTTTGCCGCCAGCCTGCCCGATATCCGCGCCTTGCTCGTGTCGGACGTGCAGGCCGCCTATGCGGGCGACCCGGCCGCCACGTCGGTGGCCGAGATCATGCTGTGCTATCCGGGCACCATCGCCATCCTGTACCACCGCCTGGCGCATCAGTTGCACGCGCTGGGTGCGCCGTTCCTCGCGCGCCTGATCGCCGACATCGCGCATACCCTGACGGGCATCGACATCCACCCGGGCGCGCACATCGGCGCCTCCTTCTTCATCGACCATGGCACGGGCGTCGTGATCGGCGAGACGGCCATCATCGGCCAGCGGGTGCGCCTGTACCAGGCCGTGACATTGGGCGCCAAGCGCTTCCCGGCCGACGCAAGCGGCGCGCTGATCAAGGGCACGCCGCGCCATCCCATCGTCGAGGACGACGTGGTCATTTACGCGGGCGCGACTGTGCTCGGGCGCATCACCATCGGCGCGGGATCGACCATCGGGGGGAATGTGTGGCTGACGCAGAGCGTGCCGGCGAACAGCAATGTTTCGCAGGCGCAGATGCGCAATGATTGA